A part of Podarcis muralis chromosome 13, rPodMur119.hap1.1, whole genome shotgun sequence genomic DNA contains:
- the LOC114581507 gene encoding olfactory receptor 5V1-like, whose amino-acid sequence MANETALTEFLILGFSGLQELQLLLFSFFLITYICTLVGNISIITIACLDPQLHTPMYFFLGNLSFLDICYTSTNVPQMLVHLLSEKKSIPYACCITQLYFFVSFVGTECILLAAMAYDRFVAICHPLHYTATMKKGFCLQLSGACWASGFLNSAVHTYFTFQLPFCGVNQLNYFFCDIPPLLKISCGDTSLNEIILLVIGVFIGWTPFVCIVLSYVYIISTILKIRSTEGRLKAFSTCASHLTIVLLYYGSAIFTYVRPISTYSLDKDRIISVIYSIVTPMLNPLIYTLRNKVIKGALKKIFMGKLYLK is encoded by the coding sequence ATGGCCAATGAAACAGCACTGACCGAATTTCTCATCTTGGGCTTCTCTGGTCTTCAGGAGCTGCAGCTGTTGCTCTTCTCATTCTTTCTTATCACATACATCTGCACTCTGGTGGGGAACATCTCCATCATTACCATTGCCTGCCTGGACCCTCAGCTTCACACACCCATGTACTTCTTTCTAGGGAACCTCTCTTTTCTGGATATCTGTTATACCAGCACCAATGTCCCTCAGATGCTGGTCCACCTTCTCTCAGAGAAAAAGAGCATCCCATATGCCTGTTGTATAACTCAGCTTTatttctttgtctcatttgtggGTACCGAGTGCATCCTGCTGGCTGCCATGGCCTATGACCGCTTTGTAGCTATATGCCATCCTTTGCACTATACAGCCACCATGAAGAAAGGGTTTTGTCTCCAGTTATCTGGAGCCTGTTGGGCAAGTGGTTTTCTCAACTCAGCTGTGCACACCTACTTTACCTTCCAACTACCTTTCTGTGGGGTAAATCAGCTCAATTATTTCTTTTGTGATATCCCTCCCCTTCTGAAGATTTCTTGTGGAGACACTTCCCTCAATGAGATCATTCTTCTTGTCATTGGGGTCTTCATAGGATGGACCCCATTTGTCTGCATTGTCCTCTCTTATGTCTACATCATCTCCACTATCTTGAAGATACGCTCCACTGAAGGAAGGCTCAAAGCCTTCTCTACCTGTGCCTCACACCTGACCATTGTCCTCTTGTATTACGGGAGTGCCATCTTCACCTATGTCCGTCCAATTTCCACCTACTCTTTAGACAAAGACAGAATCATTTCTGTCATTTACAGCATTGTCACACCCATGCTGAATCCTTTGATCTATACCTTGAGAAACAAAGTTATTAAGGGTGCACTGAAAAAGATATTTATGGGGAAGCTATATTTGAAATGA
- the LOC114581511 gene encoding olfactory receptor 5A2-like produces MENQTIVDEFILLGLSDDATLQVFLFLIFLSIYLITLVGNMLIMLVIRANPQLHTPMYFFLTNLSFLDICYSSVTVPKMLESLLASKKTISLNGCITQIFCFIFMVGTEIFLLSAMAYDRFAAICNPLRYSTIISHRVCVQMVVAAWISGFLDSLVNTLFLTGLHFCGPRNINHFSCELPLLLQLSCSSTFANEMVILTFSMTLGFASLLLIVASYMRIISTILKIRSAEGRQKAFSTCASHLTVVLLFCGTAFIRYMRPASGYSETLDKLVSIQYSILTPMLNPIIYSLKNKEVKIALNKLLRK; encoded by the coding sequence ATGGAAAACCAGACCATTGTGGATGAGTTTATTCTTTTGGGGCTTTCTGATGATGCAACACTCCAAGTTTTCCTGTTTCTGATTTTCTTGTCCATCTACCTAATAACCCTTGTAGGAAATATGCTTATTATGCTGGTGATAAGAGCTAACCCTCAGTTACATACCCCGATGTATTTCTTTCTTACTAACTtatccttccttgacatctgctattCCTCAGTAACAGTTCCCAAGATGCTTGAAAGCCTCCTAGCTAGTAAGAAGACAATTTCTCTCAACGGCTGCATCACTCAGATCTTTTGCTTCATTTTCATGGTTGGAACGGAGATCTTCTTACTTTCAGCAATGGCATATGACCGCTTTGCTGCCATATGCAACCCACTGAGATACAGCACCATTATCAGCCACCGTGTATGTGTCCAAATGGTGGTAGCTGCATGGATATCAGGCTTCTTGGATTCCCTTGTTAATACCCTCTTTTTAACTGGCTTGCACTTCTGTGGTCCCAGAAATATTAACCATTTCAGCTGTGAGTTGCCTTTGCTGCTGCAATTGTCTTGCAGTAGTACCTTTGCCAATGAAATGGTGATTCTGACCTTCAGCATGACATTAGGGTTTGCCTCCCTCCTTCTAATTGTAGCTTCCTATATGCGCATTATTAGCACCATTCTCAAGATACGTTCGGCGGAAGGAAGGCAGAAGGCATTTTCTACTTGCGCTTCCCATCTCACTGTGGTCCTCCTGTTTTGTGGGACAGCATTCATTAGGTACATGAGACCTGCATCTGGGTACTCAGAGACATTAGACAAGCTGGTGTCCATTCAGTACAGCATCCTCACCCCCATGTTAAACCCTATCATATACAGCCTAAAAAACAAAGAAGTGAAAATAGCTTTAAATAAGCTCCTAAGAAAATGA
- the LOC114581504 gene encoding olfactory receptor 10A4-like: MAWTNSSDVTEFILLGFSDLLQLQLLLFLVFAIMYIVTLLGNITIILLTTIDPALQNPMYFFLRNLSFLEICFTLVIVPQMLVNLLSENKTISFPGCVMQMYFFFFFGSSECFLLASMAYDRYIAICSPLHYTVIMKKRFCIHLALFSWCSGIPVGTVQTTWLFSFPFCGPNKVNHFFCDGPPVLKLVCADTYLFELYALTGTIVIVLSPFILILVSYVHIITTILRMPSAKGRHKAFSTCSSHLVVVTLFYGTAGLTYFRPKSSYSPNTQKLLSLSYTVVTPMLNPIIYSLRNKEVKEAMKRLLSRKTLQLHL; encoded by the coding sequence ATGGCATGGACAAACAGTAGTGATGTCACTGAGTTTATTTTGCTGGGGTTTTCTGATCTTCTtcagctgcagcttctgctttTTCTGGTATTTGCGATTATGTATATTGTGACCTTATTGGGAAATATCACCATCATTTTGCTCACAACAATTGATCCAGCCCTTCAAAACCCCATGTATTTCTTTCTCAGGAATTTGTCTTTCTTGGAGATCTGCTTCACTCTAGTTATAGTCCCTCAAATGTTAGTGAACCTCCTTTCAGAGAACAAAACCATTTCCTTCCCTGGGTGTGTCAtgcaaatgtatttctttttcttttttggaagttCTGAGTGTTTTCTCCTGGCTTCCATGGCTTATGACCGCTATATAGCCATATGCAGCCCTTTGCACTATACAGtaattatgaaaaagaggttttgtATCCATCTGGCCCTGTTCTCCTGGTGCTCAGGAATTCCAGTGGGGACAGTTCAGACAACATGGCTATTTAGTTTTCCATTCTGTGGTCCCAATAAGGTCAATCATTTTTTTTGTGATGGTCCACCAGTGTTAAAACTAGTCTGTGCAGACACTTATCTGTTTGAGCTGTATGCTCTCACAGGAACTATTGTAATTGTACTATCCCCATTTATCCTAATCTTGGTCTCCTATGTTCATATCATCACTACGATCTTACGAATGCCATCAGCCAAAGGCAGACACAAAGCCTTTTCCACTTGCTCTTCACATCTTGTTGTGGTGACTTTGTTCTATGGCACAGCTGGGTTAACTTATTTCCGACCCAAATCCAGTTATTCTCCAAACACCCAAAAGCTGTTGTCCTTATCGTACACAGTTGTCACTCCCATGCTGAATCCCATCATCTACAGTTTGAGAAACAAGGAAGTGAAAGAAGCCATGAAGAGACTTTTGAGTAGAAAAACACTGCAATTGCATCTGTAA
- the LOC114582169 gene encoding olfactory receptor 10A4-like, with protein sequence MLVNFLIENKTISYAGCATQMYFFFFFGAAECCLLAAMAYDRYIAICNPLRYPDIMNRRTCFQLAAASWFSGFPVSTVQTTWIFSLPFCGPNKVNHFFCDSPPVLELACADTYMFEIEALTATVLFIMFPFLLILLTYVRIITTILSMPSAEGRHKAFSTCSSHLVVVTLFYGTATSTYFRPKSSYSPDTKKILSLSYTVITPMLNPIIYSLRNKEVKGALKRTLCRRIFAQSTILFVDH encoded by the coding sequence ATGCTGGTCAATTTTCTGATAGAGAACAAGACCATTTCCTATGCTGGCTGTGCCACACaaatgtatttcttcttcttctttggtgcaGCTGAGTGCTGTCTTCTTGCTGCCATGGCATATGACCGTTACATTGCCATCTGCAATCCCTTACGTTATCCAGACATTATGAACAGAAGGACCTGCTTCCAGTTAGCTGCTGCATCATGGTTCTCAGGCTTCCCTGTCTCTACTGTACAGACCACATGGATCTTCAGTTTGCCATTTTGTGGACCTAATAAAGTCAACCATTTCTTCTGCGACAGTCCCCCTGTTCTAGAGTTGGCTTGTGCTGATACTTACATGTTTGAAATTGAAGCTCTCACGGCCACTGTGCTCTTCATCATGTTTCCCTTCCTCTTGATTCTCCTCACATATGTTCGCATCATCACCACTATCCTGAGCATGCCTTCAGCAGAGGGACGACATAAAGCCTTCTCGACATGTTCATCTCATCTCGTTGTGGTTACTTTGTTTTACGGTACAGCTACATCTACCTATTTCCGGCCCAAATCCAGTTACTCACCAGATACAAAGAAGATCCTCTCCCTGTCCTATACCGTCATCACCCCCATGTTAAATCCAATCATCTATAGCCTGAGAAACAAAGAGGTAAAAGGTGCATTGAAAAGGACATTGTGCAGGAGAATATTTGCCCAGAGCACAATATTATTTGTTGATCATTAA
- the LOC144325354 gene encoding olfactory receptor 6M1-like translates to MEEYWLVKPLNHTIVTTFIILGFPNTRKVEIALFFLFLAMYLLTMTGNIIIIITVKTDSHLQTPMYFFLGNLSFLDIGYTSSTVPKLLSILLMGVHTISFAACLLQSYFFFFLGTAECFLLAVMAYDRYVAICYPLRYSTIMNKRVCVFLVVACWAGGCLAPMVAAIVVVNLPFCGPNVINHFFCDIPPLLKLACVDTSLTQKIVFFLSAMVILSTFLSTVVSYIYISITILRIPSSHGRRKAFSTCASHLTVVSLYYGTVIFMYVSPTTRSSFDLNKIIAVVYSVVTPMLNPMIYTLRNKDMKAALKKIILKVQVANKKFDFPNEFSR, encoded by the coding sequence ATGGAAGAATACTGGTTGGTGAAACCTCTGAACCATACCATAGTGACAACGTTCATTATTCTGGGCTTCCCTAATACTCGGAAGGTGGAAATTGCCCTCTTTTTTCTCTTCCTTGCTATGTACCTTCTTACAATGACGGGCaacataatcataatcataactgTTAAGACAGACAGCCACCTTCAaacccccatgtacttcttcctgggAAACCTCTCTTTCTTGGACATTGGCTATACATCTTCAACAGTCCCTAAGCTGCTGTCCATCTTGTTGATGGGGGTGCACACAATTTCCTTTGCTGCCTGTTTGCTACAgtcctacttcttcttttttcttgggACAGCTGAGTGCTTCCTCCTAGCAGTGATGGCCTACGACCGATATGTGGCCATATGCTATCCGCTCAGATATTCAACAATCATGaataaaagagtgtgtgtgtttctcgTGGTTGCCTGCTGGGCAGGAGGCTGTCTGGCCCCTATGGTAGCTGCCATAGTGGTGGTGAATTTACCCTTTTGTGGCCCCAATGTGATAAACCATTTCTTTTGTGATATTCCACCATTACTAAAACTGGCTTGCGTAGACACATCTCTTACACAGAAGATTGTATTCTTCCTTTCTGCTATGGTGATTCTGAGCACGTTCCTGTCCACTGTTGTCTCCTATATATACATTAGTATAACCATATTGAGAATACCTTCCTCACATGGGCGCCGCAAGGCTTTCTCCACTTGTGCCTCCCATCTTACTGTCGTCTCTCTGTATTATGGGACAGTGATCTTCATGTATGTAAGTCCAACTACCCGTTCATCTTTTGACCTGAACAAAATCATAGCTGTGGTGTACAGTGTAGTTACTCCAATGCTCAACCCTATGATCTACACGTTGAGGAATAAGGATATGAAAGCAGCATTGAAAAAAATAATCCTCAAAGTGCAGGTTGCTAACAAGAAGTTTGATTTCCCCAATGAATTCAGTCGCTGA